The sequence aTTCACTTGGATTGCTTTGGGGAATAGGTGGCCTGCTTGGTTACCAGAATGAAGCATTTAGCACAtgaaaaaaagttgattttaaTCTATATCCATTGGTAATTTTGCGGACCAGTTTGGAGAAAGAAGCCTAAGATATTTTTTGAGGAAACTTGAGATGCATGTAAATGGAATGGGAGATAGCTCTTTTTAGGTTGGACTGTTCGTTGCATTGATTTTTTGACGTATTACTTATAGAAATCACATGAGTGAGCGTTCTCTTTTTTTGCATGCTTGGGTTGATTTGCTTGATCCAGTGAACTAATTTCTGTCTCCTTGGAGGCTCCTAGGCAGGTTCTTGTTCCTGTACTCTGGGTGTTTGTATTTTGTGtacttttttatgattttgaatgtAAAATATGTATATTACTTATAATATCGATGGTTGAGAGGGGGAAAGTGGGTTGGTAAGGTGGCGTTTAGTTTTGATTAAGAAGTGTGTTTTCAGCCATAACTATGTTGAGTCATGCTACATCAAAACCATTGAAGGATGTGCATGAAGCTGATTTAAAAAGTTTGAACTTTATAAACCCATGCAGTGAGATATTGGTTTCAGCAGTGTCAGAACAATGGGCTCTTTCTACAGTTAAATGTCAAATGTAATTTTGATGTTACATTGTTTAATGGATCAGATTGGATTCAGAGGTTGTCAACTATGTTTGTTGGATTAGGCTGCCCTTAATTGGTTTTTGAGATCagaaaaaagtttaattgaGGTGAGTTCATGGCTGCCCTGATGATGACAGGCTTGCTTTATCTAATGTTAGGATCAAGAATGCTCTTGGGTGAATGGAATAGTGCAATAGGATTCACATCTggtttacttcaaattaaatagTAGTCTGTGCAACCTCACAACCTTTTTTATGAGTTTGATGTGCCTATATCGGTTTTGCTATGCACTTGCTGATAAGTTTTGGAATGGAAGAAATTATTCTACTAATATGGCAGACATGCACTCGACCAGCATACTCAGCAGAAAGTTAACCAGAAACAAAGGGATATCATGTTTATCTGGTATTTCCTTCTCTTTTGATGCACCTAGTGTGCATATCATATCATTAGCATGATAAAGACTTTTAtagctctttcttttcttagagAAGATGTTGGAATGGAAGGGCGCTTTACAGCTGACAGTGATCTGAAAAATGGCCCCCTTATAGTTAAGGTACCTAGGgacatcccccccccccccccactaAGAGCTCTTATGTTCACAAATGATTAATTTCCATGGCATTCTTGTTCACATTCCAGGCATCCTTTTCCCACTGCCTGACTCCCCTTCCGGCCCTCCCCAACCTTaacattgtgtgtgtgtgtgagagagagagagagagatgggagaGAGATGTTTTGATTGATGGACCCATGGATGCTTACAAAAAACTGATAAGTTTATGATGTTTTGTCATTGAAATGAACCCATGGATGcttgcttttatttataaagtaaaGCTTCTGTATATTAGCTTCTCATTTCCCTTGAATGTGTATCTCCTGGATTTGCATGCCTTTGGCCTGTCAGCAATCAATTTCAAGTTTTTGTTGCCTTTATGCACAATTCATAGCTTTTGGAAACAAGTTGATCACTAATAGGTTTCACTTTAATTGCCATGGTATCTgaattctattaattttttccaGCAATGCCTCTATATTAATGCTAGTGCTTTTCTGCCAGTGTCTTAAGTTCAAGACAGACCAGGCACAGGATGTTAAGAAGATGGAGAAGCTGAACAACCTATTCTTTACTTTGATGTCTCGGGGCCCCGATGGTACAATCTATCTCTGAATTTCTTTGTTTCCAAATTGCACTGTATTTTGTACCTATTTCAGTTCAAAATGcagttattttatgaaatttgatgGGAACCGATGGATCTTGACGTGTCCAAGTTGTTCTAACAAGTTTTGACTCGTTTCTTGTGTTTCTTATCTTGATGCAGCGGATGTTTCAGAAGTTACAGGGAAAGAGCAGACAGAAGCACGGGCAGGGAAGAAAGGGAGGGGAAGGAAACAATAACCTAGCTAGCTATTGCTAAACGAAGAGGACTTGGACATATTCTACACAACTTGTCGGGAATCAAACGTGTTCTTAGAGTTCTGTGCCTTTTAGTCATACATTGGAAAACTGGGAAAATTGTTTGTTCGCTCCGATCCCATTTATTCTGGCAATGATTTTTCCTAAAATCCAGGTCCATTGATATTCCGCTATTGCTGTTTATGGTGcctttgtttttcccttttccaATTGACATTTGTTTGATTCTTGTATGGTCGCTTTCTGCTTCCCACAATCAGCATCTCTTGCATCCTTGAAAAAAGATGAGTGGGCTCCATCTATGCTTCTTGATGACTGTTCGTGACAAATAGTCCGGGCATATACTTATTAAGTACAACTATCATAAGCAGATCCTGATCAGGTCAATCAGTGAGTGCCTGGTTGTGGAGATTTTGAAAAGGAATCAGGGATTGGGTACTTGCTGTTTCGAAACAAACAGCAGCAAGCTGTCTTTGGTTACAAGCCACAGGCGCACGGGCGCACCCGGAGGAAGGTCTACCCGGAGTGGTCtactgatattattttaaaaaaattaaaataaataaattaaattttaatcgaATTAATCATTTATCAGTCAACCATCAGGACAGGTCAGGTTTTAGCTACGGTGGTGAGGCCTCTACAGACTGGCATAACCTCCACTCCTTCGGAtgtttcttcttatttcttACAAGGCAGGACTCAGATCAAATGTGGGCCCTGGGAATTCATGTATCATCCAGTAACCACTACATGTTGGATTTTAAAGGCCCATAGTCTGTAAACAGCAGCGtgcattttaaattattgattctTGCTTGGCTAATGTGTGCCGAGTCCGTGCATGTATCCCCGATGTCATGTCTGTATTTGAATATTTGCACATAAGGAAGCGCGTGAGGTGAGGACCACCATTTTTTACAGTGCACATGTCGTGTTTGACCTGCCACAAACGTACAAGACCGgccgattatttttttttcctttattttttcaggcGAGTGATCGATCTCAACtagttttcatttcatttattaagATTCAGTCTTGTAGCATGCCCAAAAATAATGAGTGATGCTAAATCGTaccaaaaaaacagagaatatAGATCAAGTATTaccaataatttataattttcttcaaatcttttcttattatttggtatttctcaaaaataaatcatgatgaAAATCTTACTTTACCCCTTCTACCCCTTCCAACGAAGAAAGGAGAGAATTTATGAAAACCTGCAgtgttttcttattattatttgaagcttcaccctctctcaATTCAACGGAAAATTGTGTGATAATGAAagattttggttgtttttatgttttaaaaataaatttgattttttttattttttattttaaattaattatatatatatagatattttgatatattagtattaaaaataaattctaaagaataagaatattattattttaatatatttttaaataaaaatatatttttttttggtaacctaGGATGTCCGgtccagcttgcgcgcaccacaactaatctctGGGCTCActaaacatcctgcaagcccaatgAGCATGTAAGACACCGCAGGAATGACAGACATACATAAGTGGAACTTAAATCCtggtatgaaaaaaagaaacaaatacttTCAATCATTAGGCCACAACccatatgtatttttaaataaaaatacttgaattgtcaGTACCACGTTACAAAACAGTTCGTCGGACTAAGTTCTTGCGATGTGATCGGCGACtgaagatgctcttgcaaattGATTTTCAGCCggaaaaaagtactttttatcaGCTAAAAAATTACAGGGCTCCGTCCAATCGCAACAGCAGCACATAAAGGATTGAACATGCCTTGTCTGCTCGCCAAATCGTCCACGTacacaataaaatgaaaagacctCTCGAGACAGTATATCATTGCCGTACCTCATGAAGCCTAAAGTGTCCCATTTATTTCAGATCCCAATGCAATCCCtaccttttctttctccttttgctTTAGACCCCAAAAACGCCAAAGTGTTTGATCCATGTGCCGAGAAATCTTTTGAACTTCGACCCCTTTCCCTTCCCTCCGTCAGGATCGAAATGAAAGCAAAAATCCCTGGAGAAAATATTCTTCATTTAACGGGACAGATAGACAGAATGCTTTTGGTGGGTATAAGCCTCGACAGAGTGAATTGTTCCTTTATATGGTCagatttcatgttaaaaaaacagAGCTAGGGAGTAGCATGGAGAAAGCTCCAGCTTGATGTGAAGCTACTCTCTCGGGGTTATGCTGCCATCTTTATGTGCGTTCATACCTGTGAGACGCaattaactatatatttataCACACACATCTGTTATTTCCTTTGATCTGGACcgtttcaaaagagaattaaagCCCTTCCAGGGATTCCTGGActgttaataatagcaaaagGGAGTCGGAGCAAGAATACGCTGCCTGCCTAGCAACAAGTAGCGTGAGTAAAAGGCGAGCAAATTTAGCCATACAGTACATACGTGGTCTCGTTATAAGaatttaggataaaaaaaatttgatccttGTGATAACAGGTTTGATGCTTGTGGTTACTAATATTAATAGTTATTAGAAActtatttgattaataattttagaatatataaaaattaatcaagatatatataagTTGATTTAAACACCCTgcataagataataataaaaaagctagCAAAATCACCATGCAGCAACGTTACAAAAGGGGACCAATGTGACCAAATCATGATTAGCTCCAGATATTcatacgtgtgtgtgtgtgaattaaAGCTATAAAAGATCCGGTGCTTTCATAGCTTTGCCTTTGGGGAATAAAGATAAAGTTCTCTCTCCGATTTCATACTGAAATAAACTGTTGATAAAGTATAAACTCCTCGAATCCAGATTGCATAATTCTGCTTTAATGCTTGATGCCACAGTTGTTTTCCCATTATTATGCAGCAACTTTACGAGAAAGTAAAGAGTTAAGTCCTGCTTTTATTCCcttttatgatttcttttggGCAGTAAATAACACATGACTCAAATTCAAACGTTGTTAGAAAgcaattattaaactttatgttTCCACTTGAATTTTTCTTCATCCCACAATCGCAAGCACACGAAtaaatcctctttttttttttttctttttttttttttctgttcacgagcttagtaaaataatattttatttttaaaaaaatattttcaatactcaaaataatttgaaaacataaaaaaaattaattttaaatataaaaattaaaaattaatcatattttcaaacaagctattaattaatatataatttaacgcGTTCAGGAATTTAAGTCTTTGACACCATGGCTTCCTTGCCTTGTTGGGCTAAACCTTGCCAGTGACGTGATGAGCATAACTTGGATGATATGGCGCAAAATTTATCATCCGTGTTTGAATGGAAAGAAACAACATCAGGAAAGGGTTCCAGAtggtttttttgcttaaaaaaaaaggaaccaaaatataatttatgctCGCAAAAGATAAAGCAGAAGggaaaacatcattttcatccCAAAACACattgtttattttcaatttcatccaaatCAAGtagttttatcaatttcatttctAATGTATCAGGTTTTTCTCGATTAGATCCCATCtaaacttttcaatttttccaaTTGACAAAAGTCAAATTCAAAACGTTTGTTATCTTATTGCAtaggtacaaaaaaaaaatcgatggaCATGGATGGAAGGACTTGATTATTAAAAGTCTAcaagaaacaaattgaaaataccATTGGTTTGAACCCCCATCAAGAATTAGAAAATAGGTTTCGGACTAATTTGaggtttcttaaaaaaatgaaagaacttGGAAGTGGAATGGGCAATGAGTCATGAGTAGCAAAATTTCGAGGTCAAAGCACATGCCAGGAATTGTCGAAGCTAGTCGAGAGGTGAGAACATTGCCGAGAGAGTTCAATGGGACTCGAGAGTCGGAAGTAGACAATTTCGGGAGCTTGGACAAGTTTTGGACTGCAAGTCTACAAGCTAGACATGTGGCTATATTTTATTCCTGGCTCTGAAAAAGACTGTCTTCCTCTGTTGCACCTTCAATCAACAGACTTGAAATTCGATGCCAACCTCTCcttgagaataaaaaagaaagaaaaagaaatttcttGCCACATGAGATTAGTCCGAAACCTAAAACGATCTGACCTATGCTCGGTTACTTTGTCTTTACATCTCCAAGCCGTGTTGAATATCTTGTCCATTTTCAGACGGGCCGTGTTGAATTACGTTTTCCCTCGATCCTAGCTACGAGTTTATTCACCGAAGAATTATTTAATACACCTATGGACCTATGGTTGAATCTTCCTCTCACGTGAAAATACAACTTTGGATGGATGCGCGCGCGCCATATTTCCGATGGTAGGACACAAAGTATGACCGGGAATGGAAAGACAAGCTAGCCTGTCCTAGTGTCGAGGACCCCTGGATTATGACACTCGCGTTGTTTTGTACCTCCTCGGACGGGGTTTTTGTAGACCGGGCAAAGGTTAACTAACGAAATTGCAATTTCGTTTGTTTGCTCACTTGTGCCCGAGAGAAAGAACAGCACTCCGAGTTAACTTTTtcgacttttcttttctttctcgtGATGTACAAAACAATTATTCAGAGAGAAATCGCTGAGTACCTTCGGTGTTGCTCGGACGcttgaataataatataactCGTGATCAGGATTATACATGaggatttcattttctttctaaataagaaaacaatacaCTGTGGCGGTGTCTGGTGATTCTTGTAATTTGAAAGAGAGATGTGACCCTTGATCTTATGTTTTGAGAAAATGTGTGACTTTCAATTATTGAACTATGAAATTATACAATGCAGAAACATGCCCTTTCTTGGATCATGATATATAATCATGGTCAACGACGTAATTTAAGGTATAAAAAGGCTACAACGATTAGAATTGAAGGActattttttaaaggaaaaaatcattttgttccgGCAATTTCAATACCCGAAGATGTTTTGAAAATGCTCGTGTGTATGTATTTGATGTCCAATGCATATTTcattagtataattaatattgttaaaaaaataaactgactcttttataattttacgagttaacATGTATCTAACATGTTAAAtcgaattaaaactttaaaattagtaaaattttaattaatttacccTTGAAAACTGATGATAATTGATTGATGCTGTTGAAAAAaagtcatttaatattttttttttttacatgagtgTTGTTTAAatcaatttgcattttttttttgtgttttgaatatttttatttactttaaataattataccattaaaaaataatgtttactaaaaaaaaaatgattcatcaACTCTGCTACCCAAAAAAACAGAGCATGTTCATGATGACAATTAActataacattgttttttttgttatggaaAAAGTTAGGCTAGGGAGTTTGGTGCTACGGTGtcttgtgatttttaaaatatatatattttttaatttttaatattaatatatcaaaataattaaaaatatattaatttaataattttttaaatcaaatatattttcgaAAGCCATtcaaacacacttaaaaaaaaaaaaaaaaaagtggctgATTATTCCGTCCCTGCCGGCTCATTTAATTCCAAAAAGAACCCTGTATACTCCCACCAGCTAGCAAACAAGCTCCTCAGTCACAGTGTCTAAAACCATGTCGTATTGTCACGAGGGCAACACTGGCATTTAACAGCAGTCAGGGGGTGCAACAGCGGCAAAAGTCGCTCGCCACAACAGTGGCTCGGCCTCCAATCCAAAGTGTGCTATACCCAAAATACCCTCATCACAAAACTCAATTATTAGCGCACtctactaattaaaaaaacaccttgCGAAGATTACTCCACGTTacattatcaataataataaagcaaaaaattgtTCACACCAGTAGTCAAAGGATAGAGAGGAAATATAATGGTTGTAACTTGGAAGGGAGAGCTTACTGGAAAGTCAACGGAAACGGGCTCCAACGGGCCCCACGCCCGTCAGTCACCGAACAGGACACGCGAACACTCCTAATTCGTGCTCCCCAGGCGCAGGATAGCAACAAGGCAAAGGCGAGGCGAGGCGATGCGCACACCGGAGGTTTTTCATCAGGCAGTCCTCGTGGCACGTGTCAGATTTTAAGGGCGTAGATTCACACGTGGCACGATCCAGGTGGTCAATATCTTTACAACGGCTATATAGGATGCTTTGTTTGAGGGGCCCACAATTGGCGGACGTATCGATAAGCAGCGCAGACAGAGAGGAAAATAGTTGACAGCAAGGTAGAAAACAAGGGGTTGCTGAACTAGCTGGGCTTGGCGTTTCGTTTATAATTAGCCAGTCACTGAATCACacacctttcttttcttttttttttgtttctttctttcttcggttttttggttttttttttcattatactaatttgtttttattgaaaagtGAGAGCTTTTCATTAATCTTTGCTGTCTCCCAGTTAGAGGAAGGCACGGTTTGTTttctgatatgtttttttttaaaaaataattttaatatattttataagttaatcttaaaaaaatattattttaatatatttttaaataaattatttttaaaaaccaatcacAAATAATAGAgacataaatttatttgattagagAAATTAAGAGGCACATATATTTttgtagtaaatttatatacttttaatatatatattagtggtTGAAGTCCGTttcttttttgtgatttttttaatatacggTTCCGTTTTTCACGTTGAATTGCAGTATAACAGACATGATTCATACGTGATTCGAAGAAGtaaatgcaaatatatatatttgcgaGACTTTCtgtgtaaaatatatatcaagaaaaaagcATTTAATATAACTCACGGTGACATTAATGAAAACTCCAGAAATCATTGAGTTCAGACCTAATATAGAAAACGACTCTCATCACTG is a genomic window of Populus alba chromosome 5, ASM523922v2, whole genome shotgun sequence containing:
- the LOC118062230 gene encoding signal recognition particle 9 kDa protein isoform X2; translation: MIKTFIALSFLREDVGMEGRFTADSDLKNGPLIVKCLKFKTDQAQDVKKMEKLNNLFFTLMSRGPDADVSEVTGKEQTEARAGKKGRGRKQ
- the LOC118062230 gene encoding signal recognition particle 9 kDa protein isoform X1, whose amino-acid sequence is MVYITSWDDFVDRSVQLFRADPDSTRYVMKYRHCDGKLVLKVTDNKECLKFKTDQAQDVKKMEKLNNLFFTLMSRGPDADVSEVTGKEQTEARAGKKGRGRKQ